A stretch of the Capsicum annuum cultivar UCD-10X-F1 chromosome 8, UCD10Xv1.1, whole genome shotgun sequence genome encodes the following:
- the LOC107840574 gene encoding WD-40 repeat-containing protein MSI2, translated as MSDEEMEAAAGETEQEVEEEFAVWKKNTPLLYDLVICHALEWPSLTVQWLPSPTVDEGSFAVHKLILGTHTSDDFPNYLMVANVHLPRNPVSGIEHNLINPQIPKVEIVQKIHVDGEVNRARCMPQKPVVVAAKTSSSEVYVFDSAKQPLDHEGGSCNPDVRLRGHGKEGYGLSWSPFKEGFLLSGSNDRKICLWDVSAMPQDKVLMAHHTFEEHEDVVEDVSWHPKNENLFGSVGDDCRLIIWDLRTKRSQHSVLVHKKEVNYLSFNSYNEWFLATASSDSTVGLFDMRKLSLPLHVFGSHTDEVFQVEWDPNHETVLASSGGDRRLMVWDLNRIGDEQLEGEAEDGPSELLFSHGGHKAKISDFSWNKNEPWVISSVAEDNCVQVWQMAESIYREDDDNGDC; from the exons ATGTCGGACGAAGAAATGGAGGCGGCCGCCGGAGAAACGGAGCAAGAGGTGGAAGAGGAATTCGCCGTTTGGAAGAAGAACACGCCCTTACTATACGACCTTGTTATCTGTCATGCCCTTGAATGGCCTTCTCTCACTGTTCAATGGCTTCCGTCACCCACCGTCGATGAAGGTTCCTTTGCTGTACACAAGCTCATTCTCGGAACTCACACTTCCGATGATTTCCCTAACTACCTTATGGTCGCAAATGTTCATCTTCCCCGTAATCCTGTTTCAGGAATTGAACACAATCTCATTAATCCTCAAATCCCTAAG GTAGAGATAGTACAGAAGATTCATGTTGATGGAGAAGTGAATAGGGCCAGATGTATGCCACAGAAGCCAGTTGTAGTTGCAGCGAAGACTAGTAGCTCTGAAGTTTATGTCTTTGACTCTGCTAAACAGCCCCTTGATCATGAAGGGGGATCTTGTAACCCTGATGTTAGACTTAGAGGGCATGGTAAAGAAGGTTATGGTTTGTCGTGGAGCCCATTTAAAGAGGGTTTTCTTTTGAGTGGTTCAAATGATCGTAAGATTTGTTTGTGGGATGTATCTGCAATGCCTCAAGATAAAGTGCTTATGGCCCATCATACATTTGAG GAGCATGAAGATGTAGTTGAGGATGTGTCATGGCATCCAAAGAATGAGAACCTATTTGGTTCTGTCGGAGATGATTGTCGTCTTATCATTTGGGACTTACGCACAAAAAGATCTCAACACTCAGTTTTAGTGCACAAGAAAGAG GtgaattatttatctttcaactcgTATAATGAGTGGTTTCTTGCTACAGCATCGTCAGATAGTACTGTTGGTCTGTTCGACATGCGAAAGCTGAGTCTTCCGCTGCACGTGTTTGGCAGTCATAC GGACGAGGTATTCCAGGTGGAATGGGATCCTAATCATGAGACTGTACTGGCATCTTCAGGTGGTGATAGAAGGTTGATGGTCTGGGATCTTAACAG gaTTGGGGATGAGCAATTGGAAGGGGAAGCTGAAGACGGTCCCTCAGAACTACTTTTCTCTCATGGCGGCCACAAAGCAAAGATATCTGACTTTTCATGGAACAAGAACGAGCCATGGGTCATTTCAAGTGTGGCTGAAGACAACTGTGTCCAAGTCTGGCAGATGGCTGAGAGCATCTACCGTGAAGATGATGACAATGGCGACTGCTGA
- the LOC107840575 gene encoding heavy metal-associated isoprenylated plant protein 26, with protein sequence MGVLDHISDMFDCSSEHSNHKRRKQLQTVEIKVKMDCEGCERKVRRSVEGMKGVSSVTIEPKQHKLTVVGYVDPEKVVARVAHRTGKKAEIWPYVPYDVVAHPYAQGVYDKKAPAGYVRRDDFQTNQLARASSTEVRYTTAFSDENPAACVVM encoded by the exons ATGGGTGTACTTGACCATATTTCTGACATGTTCGATTGCTCCTCTGAGCACTCCAACCACAAAAGACGCAAGCAATTACAg ACAGTGGAGATAAAAGTGAAGATGGACTGTGAAGGTTGTGAGAGGAAAGTGCGAAGGTCTGTTGAGGGAATGAAAGGAGTTTCGTCCGTGACAATAGAGCCCAAACAGCACAAGCTTACAGTAGTGGGCTATGTGGATCCAGAGAAAGTTGTGGCTCGTGTGGCCCATCGCACAGGTAAGAAGGCAGAGATTTGGCCCTATGTCCCATACGACGTTGTTGCTCATCCATATGCACAAGGTGTGTATGATAAGAAGGCTCCTGCTGGGTACGTGCGAAGAGATGATTTCCAAACTAACCAGCTCGCGCGTGCTAGTTCTACTGAAGTTCGCTATACTACTGCCTTTAGCGATGAAAATCCTGCAGCCTGTGTAGTCATGTGA
- the LOC107840576 gene encoding probable BOI-related E3 ubiquitin-protein ligase 2, which produces MAIQAQMYTDNFGFSLGGSSSQDLMVENNNGCGFNQFCFNTQQQQTQQQPIIQQNFQQQQIFTQKFVNQNLMNNNILPKQYGNIAESMPFSQFLATEIEKQRIEIDQFITLQNEKLRWVLNEQKKKQLALIWRKYETKLLFLLKQKDEEIDKAANRTKELEEYLKKIEMENEAWQRIANENEAIVVSLNNTIEQLKESGYFLSTNGGVEEDAESCCDVHHDDDEEQNTTRKMICKSCNSRFSCMVFLPCRHLSSCKACDSLLHQCPVCGVAKKASIEALI; this is translated from the exons ATGGCTATACAAGCGCAGATGTATACGGATAATTTTGGGTTTTCGTTAGGGGGTTCTTCTTCGCAGGATTTGATGGTGGAGAATAATAATGGTTGTGGATTTAATCAGTTCTGTTTTAATACGCAACAACAACAGACACAGCAACAACCCATTATTCAACAGAATTTTCAACAGCAACAGATTTTCACCCAGAAATTCGTCAATCAGAATTTGATGAATAACAACATTCTGCCTAAACAGTACGGTAATATTGCTGAATCAATGCCTTTTTCTCAGTTTCTAGCTACCGAGATTGAAAAACAGAGGATTGAAATCGATCAGTTCATCACCTTACAG AATGAAAAATTGAGGTGGGTGTTAAACGAGCAGAAGAAGAAACAGCTTGCATTGATCTGGAGAAAATACGAAACGAAACTTTTGTTTCTGTTAAAGCAGAAGGATGAAGAAATTGATAAAGCGGCAAACAGGACAAAGGAGCTAGAAGAATACTTGAAGAAAATTGAAATGGAGAATGAAGCATGGCAAAGAATCGCCAATGAAAACGAAGCCATTGTTGTGTCATTAAACAACACAATCGAACAACTAAAAGAAAGTGGCTATTTTTTGTCGACTAATGGAGGTGTGGAAGAAGATGCAGAATCTTGCTGTGATGTTcatcatgatgatgatgaagaacaaaATACTACACGAAAGATGATTTGCAAAAGCTGCAATTCTCGATTCTCGTGCATGGTTTTCTTGCCTTGTCGACATCTTTCTTCATGCAAAGCTTGTGATTCTCTTCTTCATCAATGTCCTGTTTGTGGTGTAGCCAAGAAAGCCAGCATTGAAGCTTTGATTTGA